A single Prevotella sp. E15-22 DNA region contains:
- the rlmN gene encoding 23S rRNA (adenine(2503)-C(2))-methyltransferase RlmN produces MNKKVLLGLTATELKLVAKELGMPAFTGGQIAKWLYEKNVRSIDEMTNISKQNREKLAEHYCVGNMEPIDCQRSIDGTIKYLFPVRTEGCDDIATNEKGLFVETVFIPDGDRATLCVSSQVGCKMNCLFCQTGKQGFQGNLTAGDILNQIYSLPERERLTNVVFMGQGEPMDNLDNVLKTTSILTAADGYAWSPKRITVSSVGVKNKLKRFLDESQCHVAISMHSPLPDQRQSLMPAEKGMSITDTVALLKQYDFTHQRRCSFEYICFSGLNDTLEHGREIVKLLQGLECRVNLIRFHQIPDVDLPGANEQRMEQLRDYLTQHGVFTTIRASRGQDIFAACGLLSTDRKNKGLRTPKDSQ; encoded by the coding sequence ATGAACAAGAAAGTGCTACTTGGACTAACGGCTACGGAACTGAAACTGGTTGCGAAGGAGTTGGGTATGCCTGCCTTTACGGGTGGACAAATAGCAAAGTGGCTCTACGAAAAGAATGTCAGAAGCATTGATGAGATGACCAATATCTCAAAACAGAACAGAGAGAAGTTGGCAGAACATTACTGCGTCGGCAACATGGAACCTATTGATTGCCAGCGAAGTATCGACGGAACGATCAAGTATTTGTTTCCTGTTAGGACTGAGGGTTGCGATGATATCGCAACGAACGAAAAAGGACTATTTGTTGAGACCGTATTCATCCCTGATGGCGACAGAGCGACCCTCTGCGTATCAAGTCAGGTGGGCTGCAAAATGAACTGTCTGTTTTGTCAGACAGGCAAGCAAGGCTTTCAGGGGAACCTGACTGCTGGCGATATTCTGAACCAGATTTATTCGCTGCCCGAAAGAGAGCGACTGACCAACGTGGTGTTTATGGGACAGGGAGAACCTATGGACAACCTGGACAATGTGCTGAAGACGACAAGCATCCTGACGGCTGCCGACGGCTACGCATGGAGTCCTAAGCGCATCACCGTGAGTAGCGTGGGGGTGAAGAACAAGCTCAAGCGATTCCTTGACGAGAGCCAGTGTCATGTAGCTATCTCGATGCACTCGCCCCTACCCGACCAGCGCCAGTCATTGATGCCCGCTGAGAAGGGCATGTCGATTACTGACACCGTAGCCCTGCTGAAGCAATACGACTTCACACACCAGCGTCGCTGTTCGTTTGAGTACATCTGCTTTAGCGGTCTGAACGACACATTGGAGCACGGTCGCGAGATTGTCAAACTGCTGCAGGGTCTGGAATGTCGTGTCAACCTGATTCGCTTTCACCAGATTCCTGACGTGGACCTGCCTGGTGCCAACGAGCAGCGCATGGAGCAGTTGCGTGACTACCTGACACAGCACGGGGTATTCACCACCATTCGTGCGAGTCGCGGCCAAGATATCTTTGCGGCCTGCGGACTCCTTTCAACTGATAGAAAAAACAAGGGGCTCAGAACCCCTAAAGACTCTCAATAA
- the pdxA gene encoding 4-hydroxythreonine-4-phosphate dehydrogenase PdxA has protein sequence MEQERKIRVAITHGDTNGIGYEVILKTFADPAMLEICTPIVYGSPKLASYYCKTLGLETPFTVIKDAKEAHDARLNLLTVTEEEIKVDLGISTPESGMAAKIAIDKALADYKEGLFDVLVTAPVSKNSIPGFNGHTNYIEKTLADGKKGLTILTNDDLRVALVTNNVAIKDVAEAITKQKIVEKARLFHQALKRDLRVANPRIAVLALNPRCGEDGILGDEEQTIINPAISELAEQGIQVFGPYAADDFFGRSAYYHFDGVLAMYHDQGQTPFKAVAYENGVRFTTGLDIIRTAPAHGVCLNMVGKNMVDEQSLRNAIYEAIDVWHNRQNYDEPLENPLPKLYHEKRDDSEKVRFRSSGDDKSKAPKETKSANYE, from the coding sequence ATGGAACAAGAAAGAAAAATACGCGTAGCCATTACGCATGGTGACACCAACGGCATTGGCTATGAAGTGATATTAAAGACATTTGCAGACCCTGCGATGCTGGAGATTTGCACGCCCATCGTCTATGGCTCGCCCAAGTTGGCCAGCTATTATTGCAAGACGCTGGGCTTGGAAACGCCATTCACCGTCATCAAGGATGCGAAAGAGGCACATGACGCGCGTTTGAACTTGCTCACTGTGACCGAAGAGGAGATTAAGGTTGACCTGGGTATCTCAACGCCCGAGTCGGGCATGGCCGCAAAGATTGCCATCGACAAGGCACTGGCCGACTACAAGGAGGGACTCTTCGACGTGCTGGTAACGGCTCCCGTCAGCAAGAACAGTATTCCTGGCTTCAACGGCCATACCAACTACATTGAGAAGACTCTGGCCGACGGCAAAAAGGGACTGACCATTCTGACCAACGACGACCTGCGCGTGGCTCTGGTAACCAACAATGTGGCCATTAAGGATGTGGCAGAAGCTATCACCAAGCAGAAAATTGTTGAGAAGGCGCGTTTATTCCATCAGGCATTGAAGCGCGACCTGCGCGTGGCCAACCCTCGCATTGCCGTACTGGCTTTGAATCCCCGTTGTGGAGAGGATGGTATTCTGGGCGACGAGGAGCAGACGATTATCAACCCTGCCATCAGCGAATTGGCAGAACAGGGCATTCAGGTGTTTGGTCCCTATGCTGCCGATGATTTCTTCGGACGCAGTGCCTATTACCATTTCGACGGTGTGCTGGCCATGTACCATGATCAGGGTCAGACGCCTTTCAAGGCTGTGGCCTATGAGAACGGCGTACGTTTCACCACTGGTTTGGACATCATCCGAACAGCACCAGCTCATGGTGTATGTCTGAACATGGTGGGCAAGAACATGGTGGACGAACAGTCGCTGCGCAACGCCATCTATGAGGCTATCGACGTATGGCACAACCGCCAGAACTACGACGAGCCTCTGGAGAACCCGTTGCCCAAGCTCTATCACGAGAAGCGTGACGACAGTGAAAAGGTGCGTTTCCGTTCATCAGGCGACGACAAGTCGAAAGCGCCTAAGGAAACTAAGTCAGCTAATTATGAATAA
- the lptE gene encoding LptE family protein → MSSCYTFNGASINYDITKTIQIADFPIRSNYVWGPMANIFNTALKDQYANHTKLSQVKRNGDLKIEGEITRYEQRNKSVSSEGYSAQTELSMTVNVRFTNNKNHEQDFERQFTSQASYATTQSLNSVQEELVTQMTKDIIDQIFNATVANW, encoded by the coding sequence ATGTCGTCGTGCTACACCTTTAATGGTGCCAGCATCAACTACGACATAACAAAGACTATTCAGATAGCCGACTTCCCCATTCGCTCTAACTACGTGTGGGGACCGATGGCTAACATCTTTAATACAGCGCTGAAGGACCAGTATGCCAATCACACCAAGCTATCGCAGGTGAAACGCAATGGCGACCTGAAGATTGAAGGTGAGATTACGCGTTACGAGCAACGCAACAAGTCGGTGAGCAGCGAAGGCTATTCTGCCCAGACGGAGTTGTCGATGACCGTCAACGTAAGGTTCACAAACAACAAGAACCACGAGCAGGACTTTGAACGCCAGTTCACATCCCAAGCCTCGTACGCAACAACGCAATCACTCAACTCTGTACAGGAGGAGCTTGTGACGCAGATGACGAAAGACATCATTGATCAGATTTTCAACGCTACAGTAGCAAATTGGTAA
- a CDS encoding tetratricopeptide repeat protein, which produces MDIVELIDHPERMDRDSLYELRSMLALYPYFQSARLLLLQNLYLLHDPSFDQELRQAAIYITDRKVLFQMIEAAHYQLKTQKQQTEKKAVSADERDSRTLSLIDDFLDSLPKEEEPEKKAKRKPTPADAAVDYVAYLLESETEEEREQAAKVPQLIGQSLIDSFINNDKGKIVLNENPTLKPELDNDAFESKKEGKQGEKGYFTETLARIYIKQGNYSKALEIIQQLSLENPKKNVYFADQIRFLEKLIINNNKK; this is translated from the coding sequence ATGGATATAGTAGAACTGATAGATCACCCTGAGAGAATGGATCGCGACTCACTCTATGAGTTACGTTCCATGCTAGCGCTATATCCGTATTTCCAATCGGCGCGACTGCTACTGCTGCAGAATCTTTATCTGCTGCACGACCCATCATTTGACCAGGAACTGCGCCAGGCAGCCATCTATATCACAGACCGCAAGGTGCTGTTCCAGATGATTGAGGCCGCCCACTATCAATTGAAAACTCAGAAACAGCAGACGGAGAAGAAGGCTGTCAGCGCAGACGAAAGAGACAGTCGTACGCTGTCACTGATTGACGACTTCCTGGACTCACTACCCAAGGAAGAGGAGCCAGAGAAGAAAGCCAAGCGCAAGCCCACACCTGCCGACGCTGCTGTGGACTATGTGGCATATCTGCTTGAGAGTGAGACGGAAGAGGAACGTGAGCAAGCCGCCAAGGTGCCACAACTTATTGGACAGAGCCTTATTGACTCGTTCATAAATAACGACAAAGGCAAGATAGTACTCAACGAGAACCCCACCCTCAAGCCTGAACTCGATAATGACGCATTTGAGAGCAAAAAAGAGGGTAAACAGGGTGAAAAAGGATATTTTACGGAAACTTTGGCCCGAATTTACATCAAACAAGGCAATTATTCCAAAGCTTTAGAAATTATTCAGCAATTAAGTTTGGAAAATCCGAAAAAAAATGTTTACTTTGCAGACCAAATACGTTTCTTAGAGAAATTAATAATAAATAATAATAAAAAATAA
- the secG gene encoding preprotein translocase subunit SecG has translation MGTYFLLVILIVIAAILMVGIVLIQESKGGGLASNFASYNQIGGVRKTTDFIEKATWSLAAFMVAVSVICAYVAPKNEDAVNAIEKAVEAPMTSPSNANGLGASPVQEEAPAAQAPAENE, from the coding sequence ATGGGAACTTATTTTCTTTTAGTGATCCTCATCGTGATTGCCGCCATTCTGATGGTTGGCATTGTTCTGATTCAGGAATCAAAAGGTGGTGGTTTGGCTTCAAACTTCGCCTCTTACAACCAGATCGGTGGTGTTCGTAAGACCACTGACTTCATCGAGAAAGCTACTTGGAGCTTGGCTGCCTTCATGGTTGCTGTCAGCGTTATCTGCGCATATGTAGCACCCAAGAACGAAGATGCAGTTAACGCCATCGAGAAAGCCGTCGAGGCTCCTATGACCAGCCCCAGCAATGCTAATGGTCTTGGCGCAAGCCCTGTACAGGAAGAGGCTCCCGCTGCTCAGGCTCCTGCCGAGAACGAGTAA
- a CDS encoding glycosyltransferase family 4 protein, producing the protein MKIIFLHHANYCKGGIERMMAMKANYLSEQMGWEVILLTYEQNGEPFPYELSPKVRQVDLDVHLYSAYKSAYPLRYYKKVRLRRKLSQALHVFLKEEKADVIISTDKDAHELKALYKAHTTEKLVVEAHTGMVDHEMQVQRTNFFWRRQIAYKDLLRLKLAVSNYDVLIALTEEDARCWQPWIKTVVMPNTLTYFPSQAVNLSEEKKHVIAVGRLDYQKGQDLLLQAWQEVEQQHPDWFLDIYGDGLEKNALLSQMSSLRLQRVAIHPATTNIYAEYMKSDFLVCSSRWESFGLVIIEAMSCGLPVVSFDCDNGPRSIIANGEDGILVQNGDVCDMSSKICRMIEDQESRIRMGAAARQNVYRYNEASVYAQYVAFLKGLVF; encoded by the coding sequence ATGAAAATCATTTTTCTTCATCATGCCAATTATTGCAAAGGCGGCATAGAACGTATGATGGCCATGAAAGCAAATTACCTGTCCGAGCAGATGGGCTGGGAGGTGATACTGCTTACATATGAGCAGAATGGTGAGCCTTTCCCGTATGAGTTGTCGCCTAAGGTGCGACAGGTTGACTTGGATGTTCATCTCTATTCTGCCTATAAATCGGCTTATCCTTTGCGTTATTATAAGAAGGTAAGGTTACGTCGTAAGTTGTCGCAGGCCCTGCATGTCTTCTTGAAGGAAGAAAAGGCAGACGTCATTATTTCTACCGACAAGGACGCACACGAATTGAAAGCCTTGTATAAGGCACATACTACCGAGAAACTTGTTGTCGAGGCGCATACGGGTATGGTAGATCATGAGATGCAAGTGCAGCGCACTAATTTTTTCTGGCGTCGGCAGATTGCCTACAAGGATTTGTTGCGATTAAAATTGGCAGTATCTAATTATGATGTCCTTATTGCACTGACAGAAGAGGATGCTCGCTGTTGGCAACCGTGGATTAAAACTGTGGTAATGCCTAATACGCTTACGTATTTCCCTTCTCAGGCAGTCAATCTTTCAGAAGAAAAAAAACATGTGATTGCTGTGGGACGCTTGGATTATCAGAAAGGACAGGATCTTCTTTTGCAGGCTTGGCAGGAAGTGGAGCAGCAGCATCCTGATTGGTTCTTGGATATCTATGGTGATGGCTTGGAGAAAAACGCTCTTTTATCCCAAATGTCTTCTCTTCGTTTACAGCGTGTTGCCATTCACCCAGCTACAACCAATATCTATGCTGAGTATATGAAGAGTGATTTTCTTGTTTGCTCTTCACGTTGGGAATCGTTTGGCTTGGTTATCATTGAGGCTATGTCATGTGGCTTGCCCGTTGTCTCCTTTGATTGTGATAACGGTCCTCGTAGTATCATTGCTAACGGGGAAGATGGTATTCTGGTTCAGAATGGTGATGTTTGCGATATGTCTTCGAAGATCTGTCGTATGATAGAGGATCAGGAAAGTCGCATTCGTATGGGTGCGGCTGCACGTCAGAATGTTTATCGATATAATGAGGCTTCTGTCTATGCCCAGTATGTCGCGTTCTTAAAAGGTCTTGTGTTCTAA
- a CDS encoding glycosyltransferase family 1 protein — protein MKILFLVYHGFSEVSGISKKIHYQVKGLRQNGHEVHLCYYDVGQNGHWQRLVDEGTVIEDYGTGRMAGLRQRISYGAVYDYCVSNGIQMVYARCFQNANPWLNHFFARLKKAGIKAVMEIPTYPYDQEFEGFSRIERLQLRIDQIFRKGLARHLEAIVTFTNLEQIFGQRTIRISNGVDFDCMPLHQKVDTTKELHLIGVAEVHYWHGYDRLIAGLGEYYRQPNVKPVYFHIVGGIWRSEMYNDEHAPGFFELSKKYGILDKVFFHDQLFGDELNEVFAKANFAVGSLARHRCGITDIKTLKNREYACRGIPFVYSENDSDFDHQPYVLKVPADESPIDIARIVSFEEQLQMTPQDIRHSVEHLSWKVQMQKVVDQCL, from the coding sequence ATGAAGATACTATTTCTTGTATATCACGGTTTCTCTGAAGTAAGTGGCATCTCTAAGAAGATTCATTATCAGGTGAAGGGCCTTCGTCAGAATGGTCACGAGGTTCATCTTTGCTATTATGATGTGGGGCAGAATGGACATTGGCAGCGGTTGGTTGATGAAGGAACTGTTATTGAGGATTATGGTACCGGACGAATGGCTGGTCTTCGTCAGCGTATCAGTTATGGCGCTGTTTATGACTATTGCGTGTCGAACGGCATCCAGATGGTCTATGCTCGTTGCTTCCAGAATGCAAACCCATGGTTGAATCATTTCTTTGCCAGATTAAAGAAAGCTGGTATTAAAGCAGTGATGGAGATTCCTACTTATCCCTATGACCAGGAGTTTGAAGGCTTTTCTCGCATTGAGCGTCTGCAACTGCGCATTGATCAGATATTCCGTAAAGGGTTAGCACGTCATCTTGAGGCTATTGTCACCTTTACCAATCTTGAACAGATCTTTGGTCAGCGTACCATCCGTATCAGTAATGGCGTGGATTTTGATTGCATGCCTTTGCATCAGAAAGTCGATACCACCAAGGAACTTCATTTAATTGGTGTTGCCGAGGTGCACTATTGGCATGGCTATGATCGACTGATAGCAGGCTTGGGTGAGTACTATCGTCAACCCAACGTGAAGCCTGTTTACTTTCATATCGTCGGTGGCATATGGAGGTCAGAGATGTATAATGATGAACACGCACCAGGCTTTTTTGAACTGTCAAAAAAATATGGAATTCTTGATAAGGTATTCTTCCATGATCAGTTGTTTGGTGATGAGTTGAATGAAGTCTTTGCTAAAGCTAATTTTGCTGTTGGCAGTTTGGCCCGCCATCGTTGTGGTATTACTGATATTAAGACCTTGAAGAATCGCGAATATGCCTGTCGTGGTATTCCCTTTGTCTATTCCGAAAATGATAGTGATTTCGACCATCAACCTTATGTGTTGAAGGTTCCTGCAGACGAATCACCTATTGATATTGCCCGTATCGTGTCGTTCGAAGAACAACTTCAGATGACACCTCAAGATATCCGCCACTCAGTGGAACATCTGTCATGGAAAGTGCAGATGCAGAAAGTAGTAGATCAATGCCTATGA
- a CDS encoding glycosyl transferase, whose protein sequence is MLDKLFRKEGAFAPAVFADSRLSLDCFDERHLVYQRHITGMWRPKPVLYQADSFLFVKDDILYLFYELQHWDDPGVIAMVKTSDLVTWTEPVVVLKQPFHLSFPYVFEDNGVVYMVPESQESDAIHLYRADNDELTSFSKVRTLLRQERTKGIHYNLNDSHIYKKGESYYLFTSYQKDWMYYQELYMTDNLLEGTFVKHPCSPICVSNEYGRNGGSLIDYNGHLLRVTQDCHRDYGDNVSLMEITKLSETEYSETLYKRNILPKNTIFRDGGHQFNLTRFKDHYIYATDYKQNRWAWYRLWIALLTKLNLHQHKG, encoded by the coding sequence ATGTTAGATAAACTTTTTCGAAAAGAAGGTGCTTTTGCTCCAGCCGTTTTCGCTGATAGTCGGTTGTCGCTCGATTGTTTTGACGAGCGTCATCTTGTCTATCAACGCCATATCACGGGTATGTGGCGCCCCAAACCAGTCCTCTATCAGGCCGATTCCTTCCTTTTTGTTAAAGACGATATTCTTTATCTGTTCTACGAATTACAGCATTGGGATGATCCTGGTGTGATAGCCATGGTGAAAACATCTGATTTAGTAACTTGGACAGAGCCTGTTGTTGTTCTTAAACAACCCTTTCATCTCTCCTTTCCTTATGTTTTTGAGGATAATGGTGTGGTCTATATGGTGCCTGAGTCACAGGAAAGTGATGCCATTCATCTTTACCGTGCTGATAACGATGAGCTGACCTCTTTTTCAAAGGTGCGTACACTGTTGCGTCAGGAACGTACAAAAGGCATTCATTATAACTTGAACGATAGTCATATCTATAAAAAAGGCGAATCCTATTATCTCTTTACTTCCTATCAGAAGGATTGGATGTACTATCAAGAGCTCTATATGACGGACAATCTCCTTGAAGGTACGTTTGTGAAGCATCCTTGTTCTCCTATATGTGTGAGTAACGAGTATGGACGTAATGGCGGATCATTGATAGATTACAATGGTCATCTTCTGCGAGTCACTCAAGACTGCCATCGTGACTATGGTGATAACGTTTCTCTAATGGAGATTACTAAGTTGAGTGAGACGGAATATTCTGAGACGCTTTATAAGAGGAATATCTTGCCCAAGAACACCATCTTCCGTGATGGTGGCCATCAGTTTAATTTGACACGTTTTAAGGACCATTATATCTACGCCACCGACTATAAACAAAATCGATGGGCGTGGTATAGGTTGTGGATAGCGTTATTAACCAAACTAAATTTACATCAGCATAAGGGATGA
- a CDS encoding acyltransferase, which translates to MGLAMFSIMLSHQEFSSFPPFNFFHNYGHWGVEIFLFLSGMGMVRSLAKNSVRIFFYHRLQRLFPACLFFGLFKWSIFQVDDSCLSELHINLWSCFSLDLWFIHSIIIYYVMSPLLYRFLMKYPELGALTVLIAYFLSHFFLTPIVGYNWRSPIGVLTWTLGRLPVFVFGMFFALFPKIIYKQRLYMCLGAFIFAVLLVIIAKMIELPLWISCFLPLCTALGTPVMVIGCIILLSRIPVLFRHFCFFTGSISLELYLIHEFVIWSLYLKAYNLYNNMLLLLVAILLSFVLAYVGKTILNRILVSITSSNDKNVR; encoded by the coding sequence ATGGGATTAGCAATGTTCTCCATAATGCTTTCACATCAAGAGTTCTCAAGTTTCCCTCCATTTAATTTTTTTCATAACTATGGTCATTGGGGGGTTGAGATTTTTCTTTTTTTGTCAGGAATGGGAATGGTTCGCTCTCTTGCTAAAAATAGTGTTCGTATCTTTTTTTATCATAGATTACAGCGTCTATTTCCTGCTTGTTTGTTTTTTGGGTTGTTTAAATGGTCTATATTCCAAGTAGATGATTCATGTTTATCAGAACTTCATATAAACCTTTGGTCATGTTTTAGTCTTGATTTGTGGTTTATCCACTCAATAATCATTTATTATGTTATGAGCCCTCTATTATATAGATTTCTGATGAAGTATCCTGAATTAGGGGCGTTAACTGTTCTTATAGCATATTTCCTCTCCCACTTCTTTTTAACTCCTATAGTAGGATATAATTGGAGAAGTCCTATCGGTGTCTTGACATGGACTTTGGGACGCCTACCAGTCTTTGTCTTTGGGATGTTTTTCGCTCTTTTCCCCAAAATAATTTATAAACAGAGATTATATATGTGCTTGGGGGCGTTTATCTTCGCTGTTCTTCTTGTCATAATTGCCAAAATGATAGAATTACCTTTATGGATTAGTTGCTTCCTCCCTCTTTGTACAGCATTGGGTACTCCTGTTATGGTTATTGGATGTATTATATTACTATCTAGAATTCCTGTTTTATTTCGACATTTTTGTTTTTTTACGGGAAGTATTTCTTTAGAATTATATCTTATACATGAATTTGTAATATGGTCATTATATTTGAAGGCATATAATTTATATAATAATATGCTACTTCTCTTAGTTGCTATTTTGTTGTCATTTGTTTTGGCATATGTTGGTAAGACTATTTTGAATCGTATTTTGGTTAGTATAACAAGTAGTAATGATAAAAATGTTAGATAA
- a CDS encoding glycosyltransferase family 4 protein: MRLAYIYPAFINIGGADKIIISKANYMADHWGYEVFLITDSQNGIEPFFPLSEKVHLVDLNINFFQQYQYGPLKRLMVYLRLMRAYKKALTQTLAQIEPDIIISTFSRDAKFVNLYKRYAKAAIAEVHTTKKNIRALPNLRLKGGVYKLLAAYIEHQLNASAKKFDEVVVLNTLEEQLWHSVRQVKVINNAVQYYPEEENLLLAKSVIYVGRAEYEKAPDRLIDVWRLVAQRHPDWTLRMFCTGAMLNDLKTKVKQYGIEQQVIFMPPTKDMEHEYMTSSLCVLTSRYEGFPVVLQEAMGCGLPCISFNCPSGPRYIINDGEDGYLVEDGCIEAFADKVCLLMENDELRRQLGRKAKQHMAFYSKDRIMSQWRKLFDSLI; encoded by the coding sequence ATGCGATTAGCCTACATATATCCCGCTTTTATCAATATTGGTGGTGCCGACAAAATCATCATCAGTAAGGCTAATTATATGGCTGACCATTGGGGATATGAGGTGTTCCTGATTACAGATTCTCAAAATGGCATTGAGCCATTCTTTCCTCTTTCAGAGAAAGTACATCTTGTCGACCTAAACATCAACTTCTTTCAGCAGTATCAGTATGGTCCATTAAAGAGGTTGATGGTTTATCTGCGTTTGATGCGTGCATATAAAAAGGCTTTGACGCAAACCTTGGCACAAATCGAACCCGACATAATTATCTCTACCTTCAGTCGCGATGCCAAGTTCGTGAATCTTTATAAGCGCTATGCCAAAGCTGCTATAGCAGAGGTTCACACAACAAAGAAGAATATCCGTGCTTTGCCTAATCTCAGACTGAAGGGTGGGGTATATAAACTGTTGGCTGCTTATATAGAGCATCAGTTGAATGCCTCGGCCAAGAAGTTCGATGAGGTAGTAGTACTGAACACTTTGGAAGAACAGCTATGGCACTCTGTCCGTCAGGTTAAGGTCATCAACAATGCCGTTCAGTATTATCCAGAGGAGGAAAACCTTTTATTGGCTAAGAGTGTCATATATGTTGGTCGTGCTGAATACGAAAAGGCTCCTGATCGCTTGATTGATGTTTGGCGATTGGTGGCTCAGCGTCATCCAGATTGGACCTTGCGCATGTTCTGCACAGGCGCTATGCTAAATGACCTGAAAACGAAGGTAAAACAATATGGTATCGAGCAGCAAGTGATATTTATGCCTCCCACAAAAGATATGGAACATGAGTATATGACTAGTTCCCTTTGTGTGTTGACTTCTCGTTACGAAGGCTTCCCCGTTGTCTTGCAGGAGGCTATGGGCTGTGGCTTGCCTTGCATCTCGTTCAATTGTCCCAGTGGCCCGCGTTATATCATCAACGATGGAGAGGATGGCTATCTGGTGGAAGATGGCTGTATTGAGGCTTTCGCAGATAAGGTTTGCTTGTTGATGGAGAATGATGAACTGCGTCGCCAACTTGGACGTAAGGCCAAGCAGCATATGGCCTTTTATTCAAAAGACCGTATCATGAGTCAGTGGCGCAAATTGTTTGATTCTTTAATATAA
- a CDS encoding glycosyltransferase, with translation MKQNIKFSVTIPAYKDKYLKETIDSVLAQTYQDYEVVIVNDASPYDLDSIVNQYTDPRIRYFKNEKNCGAKNVVDNWNICLSHATGDYLICMGDDDNLTPRCLQDFAELIEKYPELDLYHARSEIIDDDSNFVCVLEERPEWESVYSLIYNPRNTHLGDWLFKTDTLRKNGGFYKLPYGWQSDDISAFIAAASHGVANTKEPGFQYRGNGLSISHDLTCIEDKIEAVRFSIKWRLEFVADKHSGNADDEKLIELIKRDALSKGNQDIDDMVEFDIRKHLWSRSWFWLWNRQKHDISMKRYLRCVLKTIKYRLR, from the coding sequence ATGAAGCAGAACATTAAATTCAGTGTCACGATTCCTGCCTACAAGGATAAATACCTTAAGGAAACGATTGACAGTGTGTTGGCACAGACGTATCAAGACTACGAGGTTGTGATTGTTAATGATGCATCGCCATACGATTTGGACAGTATTGTGAACCAATACACAGACCCACGTATCCGCTATTTCAAGAACGAGAAGAACTGCGGTGCCAAGAACGTGGTGGATAACTGGAATATTTGTCTGAGTCATGCTACAGGCGACTATCTCATTTGCATGGGAGATGACGACAACTTGACGCCACGCTGTCTGCAAGACTTTGCCGAGCTAATTGAGAAGTATCCAGAATTGGACTTATATCATGCCCGCAGCGAAATTATTGATGATGATTCGAACTTTGTATGTGTACTTGAGGAACGTCCTGAATGGGAATCGGTATATTCACTCATTTACAACCCACGAAATACGCATTTAGGCGACTGGCTCTTTAAGACCGACACGCTCCGAAAGAATGGAGGCTTTTACAAACTCCCCTATGGGTGGCAGAGTGACGATATCAGTGCTTTTATCGCGGCTGCCAGTCATGGCGTAGCCAACACCAAAGAGCCTGGATTTCAGTATAGAGGAAATGGTCTTTCAATTAGTCACGACCTGACATGTATTGAAGATAAAATTGAGGCTGTGCGCTTCTCTATCAAATGGCGCTTGGAATTTGTAGCCGACAAGCATTCAGGCAATGCAGACGATGAGAAACTGATTGAACTTATCAAACGCGATGCCCTATCGAAAGGCAATCAGGATATTGATGACATGGTGGAGTTTGATATTCGCAAACACCTATGGAGTCGCAGTTGGTTCTGGCTATGGAACCGACAGAAGCACGACATATCCATGAAGCGCTACTTGCGCTGCGTATTGAAGACCATCAAATATCGATTAAGATAG